One Bradyrhizobium sp. ISRA464 genomic window carries:
- a CDS encoding VOC family protein, translating to MNHPANHIASASDVLAFHHLGLAVAAPEEAFRYLASLGYVPGNSAYDPIQRVNLAMRHHPVMPDVEVIWPGDGPSPIDKLIKRTGTMIYHLCYACPNAERALDALAASGVEIVPVGTPAPAILFGGQKVSFHHVSGFGLIELLETDIEPQATIA from the coding sequence GTGAACCACCCGGCGAACCACATCGCGTCAGCATCGGACGTACTGGCCTTCCATCACCTCGGGCTTGCGGTCGCCGCCCCGGAGGAGGCCTTTCGTTACCTGGCGTCACTCGGCTATGTCCCGGGAAACTCCGCTTACGATCCGATACAGCGGGTCAACCTCGCCATGCGGCATCACCCGGTGATGCCGGATGTCGAGGTGATCTGGCCGGGCGACGGCCCCTCCCCCATCGACAAGCTGATCAAGCGGACCGGCACCATGATCTACCATTTGTGCTACGCCTGCCCCAATGCCGAACGCGCGCTCGATGCGCTGGCGGCGTCCGGGGTCGAGATCGTGCCGGTCGGCACGCCCGCGCCGGCGATATTGTTCGGCGGCCAGAAGGTCTCGTTTCACCACGTTTCCGGTTTCGGCCTCATTGAGCTTCTCGAAACCGACATTGAACCTCAGGCGACGATTGCATGA
- a CDS encoding acyl carrier protein, producing the protein MEKAEVYSKLTAVFQDVFDEDDLALTPQTTADDVDGWDSLSHIRLVLAVSKAFGVKFSASEIGGLKNVGEFADLIEKKA; encoded by the coding sequence ATGGAGAAGGCCGAAGTCTACAGCAAGCTCACCGCCGTTTTTCAGGACGTCTTTGACGAGGACGACCTTGCGCTGACGCCGCAAACCACTGCCGACGACGTCGATGGCTGGGACAGCCTGTCTCATATCCGCCTTGTGCTGGCCGTATCGAAGGCCTTCGGCGTGAAGTTCTCGGCTTCCGAGATCGGCGGCCTCAAGAATGTCGGCGAGTTCGCCGACCTGATCGAGAAGAAGGCGTAA
- a CDS encoding NAD(P)-dependent oxidoreductase, with protein MSNTTQAIVFGGAGFIGTHLMNRLVASGQYRRVVAADIGKPRTLVAGVEYVHHDVREPVDPKLARGLPADIFNLAAIHTTPGHPDGEYYYTNVLGAVNVCRFAKETGSRNITFTSSISIYGPSEAPLDEDSQPAPVSAYGRSKLSAEAIHRLWQSEDAARRLTIVRPAVIYGLYEGGNFTRLSRLLQRRAFVYPGRTDTIKSCGYVKDLVSSMLFMAARNDGVSVYNFCYEHRYTISDICAAFTQAAGYKKPTLTIPIWFMNLAVLPFEVLHKAGIKTGINRERIRKLWFSTNILPKRLVASGFKFDYDVTSSLHEWKHDSGIGDFD; from the coding sequence ATGTCCAACACCACTCAGGCAATCGTATTCGGAGGTGCCGGCTTCATCGGAACGCATCTGATGAACCGGCTGGTCGCATCCGGGCAATACCGGCGGGTCGTTGCCGCCGACATCGGCAAACCGAGAACCCTGGTTGCCGGCGTCGAATATGTCCATCACGATGTCCGCGAGCCGGTCGACCCTAAGCTCGCACGCGGCCTGCCTGCCGACATCTTCAATCTGGCGGCGATCCACACGACACCGGGCCACCCGGACGGCGAATACTACTACACCAATGTGCTCGGAGCGGTGAACGTGTGCCGGTTTGCCAAGGAAACTGGCAGCCGGAATATCACTTTCACAAGCTCGATATCCATTTACGGTCCGAGCGAAGCCCCGCTTGACGAAGACTCGCAGCCCGCGCCGGTCAGCGCCTACGGACGTTCAAAGCTATCGGCCGAAGCCATCCATCGTCTTTGGCAGTCAGAGGACGCGGCAAGACGACTCACGATCGTTCGCCCCGCCGTTATCTACGGCCTCTATGAGGGAGGCAATTTCACGCGGCTGTCGCGGCTGCTGCAAAGACGGGCTTTCGTCTATCCCGGCCGAACCGATACCATCAAGTCGTGCGGCTATGTGAAGGACCTGGTGTCGTCGATGCTCTTCATGGCGGCACGCAACGATGGCGTGTCGGTCTACAATTTCTGCTACGAGCACCGCTACACGATCAGCGACATCTGCGCAGCGTTCACGCAGGCCGCCGGCTACAAGAAGCCAACGCTGACCATTCCGATATGGTTCATGAATCTCGCCGTCCTTCCGTTCGAGGTGCTGCACAAGGCCGGCATCAAGACCGGGATCAACCGCGAACGCATCCGGAAGTTGTGGTTCTCAACGAACATCCTGCCGAAGCGGTTGGTCGCCAGCGGGTTCAAGTTCGACTACGACGTAACGAGCTCGCTTCACGAATGGAAGCACGACTCCGGCATCGGCGATTTCGATTGA